One stretch of Filifactor alocis ATCC 35896 DNA includes these proteins:
- a CDS encoding MBL fold metallo-hydrolase, whose protein sequence is MQYISVSSGSSGNCHFISDGSTKILIDAGLSGKKIEKNLLEHSQELKDIQGIFVTHEHLDHIKGVGILSRRYDIPVYATEGTWRGMEEGLGNIVEKNKKIIEIGDSVEVGTIQLDAYSVLHDALEPCGFTITDGRKKISIATDLGYVTEEVIDALQGSELVVLESNYDDELLRYSGYPYALKSRLRSNQGHLSNEDAGKLSVFLVQSGITRIALAHLSKENNHPMLAQQVVSEMMKEQLITEKDVELSVLLRDCVSEQYIL, encoded by the coding sequence ATGCAATACATTTCAGTTTCGAGTGGGAGTTCCGGGAACTGTCACTTTATATCAGACGGAAGTACAAAAATTTTGATAGATGCAGGCTTGAGCGGAAAAAAGATTGAAAAAAATCTTTTGGAACACTCTCAAGAGCTCAAAGATATTCAAGGAATTTTTGTAACACATGAACATCTTGACCATATCAAAGGGGTTGGGATTTTGAGCAGGCGATATGACATTCCGGTTTATGCGACAGAAGGAACATGGAGAGGAATGGAAGAGGGTCTTGGAAATATTGTTGAAAAAAACAAAAAAATAATTGAAATCGGAGACTCTGTAGAGGTAGGAACGATACAATTGGACGCTTATTCTGTTTTGCATGATGCATTGGAGCCTTGTGGCTTTACAATTACAGACGGAAGAAAGAAGATTTCTATAGCAACGGATTTGGGTTATGTGACAGAAGAGGTAATCGATGCATTGCAAGGTTCCGAGCTTGTTGTATTGGAATCCAATTATGATGATGAACTGTTGCGATACAGCGGATATCCTTATGCACTCAAGTCAAGACTTCGTTCCAATCAAGGGCATTTGAGCAATGAAGATGCGGGGAAATTATCTGTTTTTCTTGTGCAATCGGGAATCACCAGAATAGCATTGGCACACTTAAGCAAGGAAAACAATCATCCGATGTTAGCACAACAAGTGGTTTCTGAGATGATGAAAGAACAACTGATTACAGAAAAAGATGTTGAATTGAGCGTTCTTCTTCGAGATTGTGTTTCGGAACAATATATCTTATAA
- the serS gene encoding serine--tRNA ligase yields the protein MLDIKRIKKDLDVIKERMQIRGEKDFSLDEVVELDNHRIEYLQKVEAMKNEQKTKSKQIPQYKKEGKDTTALMAELKRLSDAISDLDVRVKETEDILYQKMLCIPNVPNEKVIHGETDEDNKEVRKWGEVPKFDFEAKAHWDIGTDLNILDFDRGSKITGSRFTLYRDLGARLERSIINFFLNTHTAENGYTEMLPPFIANARSFIGTGQLPKFEEDMFRLEGLDYYLVPTAEVPVTNIHRDEIMKAEDLTTKYCSYTPCFRAEAGSAGRDTRGLIRQHQFQKVELVKFTKPEDSYAELETLVQDAESVLQKLGLPYRVVQICSGDLGFTAAFKYDLEVWMPSYGRYVEISSCSNFEDFQSRRANIRFKRSKEDKPEFVHTLNGSGVAIGRTVAAILENYQQSDGSVVVPEVLRPYMGVDVIK from the coding sequence ATGTTAGACATTAAGAGAATTAAAAAAGATTTGGATGTAATTAAGGAAAGAATGCAGATTCGCGGAGAAAAAGATTTTTCTTTGGACGAAGTAGTGGAATTGGACAATCACAGAATTGAATATCTTCAAAAAGTGGAAGCGATGAAAAATGAACAAAAAACAAAATCGAAACAAATTCCGCAATACAAAAAAGAAGGAAAAGACACAACAGCATTGATGGCAGAACTGAAACGATTATCCGATGCGATTTCGGATTTGGATGTGAGAGTAAAAGAGACAGAAGATATTTTGTATCAAAAAATGCTTTGTATTCCGAATGTTCCGAACGAAAAAGTGATTCACGGAGAAACAGATGAAGACAACAAAGAAGTCAGAAAATGGGGAGAAGTTCCAAAATTTGACTTTGAGGCGAAAGCTCACTGGGATATCGGGACAGATTTGAATATTTTAGATTTTGACCGCGGAAGTAAAATTACGGGTTCTCGTTTCACTTTATATCGTGATTTGGGTGCAAGATTGGAACGTTCCATCATCAACTTTTTCTTGAATACACATACAGCTGAAAACGGATATACGGAAATGTTACCGCCTTTTATTGCAAATGCAAGAAGCTTTATCGGAACAGGACAGTTGCCGAAGTTTGAAGAAGACATGTTCCGTCTGGAAGGGTTGGATTATTATTTGGTACCGACAGCAGAAGTACCTGTTACAAACATCCATCGTGATGAAATTATGAAAGCGGAAGATTTGACGACAAAATATTGTTCCTATACACCTTGTTTCAGGGCAGAGGCAGGCTCAGCAGGGAGAGATACAAGAGGATTGATTCGTCAACATCAATTTCAAAAAGTAGAGTTGGTGAAATTTACAAAGCCGGAGGATTCTTATGCAGAATTGGAAACTTTGGTACAAGATGCGGAATCTGTTCTTCAAAAATTAGGACTTCCATATCGAGTGGTTCAAATTTGTTCCGGAGATTTGGGTTTTACAGCGGCGTTTAAATATGATTTGGAGGTATGGATGCCAAGCTATGGTCGTTATGTTGAGATTTCTTCTTGTTCCAATTTTGAAGATTTCCAATCAAGAAGAGCGAATATCCGCTTCAAACGAAGTAAAGAAGACAAACCTGAATTTGTCCATACATTGAACGGTTCCGGAGTGGCAATCGGTCGTACCGTAGCAGCTATTTTGGAAAATTACCAACAATCGGACGGGAGTGTAGTGGTTCCTGAAGTATTGAGACCGTATATGGGAGTAGATGTGATTAAATAA
- a CDS encoding MetQ/NlpA family ABC transporter substrate-binding protein, producing MKKLTTLFLAGLVLTATLAGCGQKTDQEATATDAGGTPVVLKVGATPIPHEELLKFVAPKLEEQGVKLEIVTFTDYVQPNAALADGQLDANFFQHLPYLESYNESNGTKLVSVGNIHVEPLALYSKKVKSVDELSDGATIAIPNDPTNCGRALILLQSKGIIKLSDQAGLEATEKDIVENAKNFTFKPVEAAQLPRILEEVDGAVINGNYAIESSLVPTTDALLLTATGEDRVLEGSESPYANIITTREDNKDSEAVKKLVEVLQSEDVKAFIAEHYNGGVVPAF from the coding sequence ATGAAGAAATTAACAACATTATTTTTAGCAGGACTTGTATTAACAGCAACATTGGCAGGTTGTGGTCAAAAAACAGATCAAGAGGCAACAGCAACAGACGCAGGAGGAACTCCGGTAGTATTGAAAGTAGGAGCAACACCGATTCCTCACGAAGAATTATTAAAATTTGTAGCACCTAAATTGGAAGAACAAGGTGTAAAATTGGAGATTGTAACTTTTACTGACTATGTACAACCAAATGCAGCTCTTGCAGACGGTCAATTGGATGCAAACTTTTTCCAACATTTACCATATTTAGAAAGCTACAACGAAAGCAACGGAACAAAGTTGGTATCTGTGGGAAACATCCATGTAGAGCCACTTGCATTATATTCTAAAAAAGTAAAATCAGTAGACGAACTTTCTGACGGAGCAACAATTGCAATTCCAAACGATCCTACAAACTGTGGACGTGCATTGATTTTGTTACAATCTAAAGGTATCATTAAATTATCTGATCAAGCAGGCTTGGAAGCTACTGAAAAAGATATTGTAGAGAACGCAAAAAACTTCACATTTAAACCTGTTGAAGCGGCACAGCTACCAAGAATTTTGGAAGAAGTGGACGGAGCTGTCATCAACGGAAACTATGCGATTGAATCAAGTTTAGTTCCAACCACAGATGCGTTGTTGTTAACTGCAACAGGAGAAGATAGAGTACTTGAAGGTTCTGAATCTCCATATGCAAATATCATTACAACAAGAGAAGATAACAAAGACAGTGAAGCAGTTAAAAAGTTAGTTGAAGTGTTACAAAGTGAAGATGTAAAAGCATTTATTGCAGAACATTACAATGGCGGAGTAGTACCTGCATTTTAG
- a CDS encoding amidohydrolase, with protein sequence MEQNLCLESVHLDDDVKELSEQIIAWRRHFHTHPEPSLKEYKTSAFIKNLLKEWNVPFVEVEETGILAELKGTKGEGKTIFLRADMDALEMPDRTGASYCSQEEGLNHSCGHDGHTAALLGAVKILKDREFKGTVKFVFQAAEEIGRGAKQFINGGYLEGGDFIFGIHLHSPSEVGKVLAVEGPRSASCDIFDIEVFGESSHCAKPHQGKDALLASAHIAVSLQSIVSRRINPLDPILIAIGELHAGTKYNILAGKGILKGTLRCFDSKTREFALQEIEYVAQETAKIYGATAVFHNFAASPALVNDKAGMDLARKVLAPIIGTENIVNQAVSSLGGEDFADYLEYLPGAFLHVGTKNPTDERTWYPHHHEKFDIDERALPIATQVHVSYALGFLQE encoded by the coding sequence TTGGAACAAAATTTATGTTTAGAGTCTGTTCATTTGGATGATGATGTAAAGGAATTATCAGAACAGATTATTGCTTGGAGACGACATTTTCATACACATCCGGAGCCCAGTTTAAAAGAGTACAAGACTTCCGCTTTTATCAAAAATTTGTTAAAAGAGTGGAATGTTCCTTTTGTCGAAGTGGAAGAAACAGGAATTTTGGCAGAACTCAAAGGAACAAAAGGAGAAGGAAAAACAATTTTTTTGCGGGCTGATATGGATGCTTTGGAGATGCCAGATAGAACAGGAGCGTCATATTGTTCACAAGAAGAGGGATTGAATCATTCTTGCGGACATGACGGACACACTGCGGCATTGTTGGGAGCAGTTAAAATTTTGAAAGATAGAGAATTTAAAGGAACCGTCAAATTTGTTTTCCAAGCTGCAGAAGAGATTGGACGAGGTGCAAAACAATTTATCAACGGAGGATATCTGGAAGGAGGGGATTTCATTTTTGGAATCCATCTACATTCTCCGTCGGAAGTTGGAAAAGTGTTGGCAGTAGAAGGACCTCGAAGTGCATCTTGTGATATTTTTGATATTGAAGTGTTCGGAGAAAGTTCGCATTGTGCAAAACCCCATCAGGGGAAAGATGCCTTGCTTGCATCGGCACATATTGCAGTTTCGTTGCAGAGTATTGTATCCAGAAGAATCAATCCGTTAGATCCCATTTTGATTGCAATTGGAGAACTTCATGCAGGCACAAAATACAATATCTTGGCCGGAAAGGGTATCTTAAAGGGTACTTTGAGATGTTTCGATTCAAAAACAAGAGAATTTGCTCTGCAAGAGATAGAATATGTGGCACAAGAAACAGCAAAAATTTATGGAGCAACAGCTGTATTTCATAATTTTGCAGCTTCACCGGCATTGGTGAATGACAAGGCGGGTATGGATTTGGCAAGAAAAGTATTGGCACCGATTATTGGAACGGAAAATATTGTTAATCAAGCAGTTTCCAGTTTAGGTGGAGAAGATTTTGCCGATTATTTGGAGTATTTGCCCGGCGCGTTCTTGCATGTGGGAACTAAGAATCCAACGGATGAACGAACTTGGTATCCGCATCATCATGAAAAATTCGATATTGATGAACGAGCATTGCCGATAGCAACACAGGTTCATGTCAGTTATGCACTTGGATTTTTGCAAGAATAG